From Streptomyces sp. NBC_01460, a single genomic window includes:
- a CDS encoding phosphoribosyltransferase has product MDAEWSGDWVAGRLGVELVGDGELRELLGLALRRNPKRAHLLVSNVLGKHVPQRPSVVHGVGYELGERVRDLLGEAEARRAVVLGYAETATGLGHAVADGLGVAPYLHSTRRLVDGVAQAGGFEEAHSHATSHLLLPEDPDLLAAGAEGSPLVLVDDEFSTGNTVLNTIRALHARYPRDRYVIVALVDMRSEADQGRLAEFAEEIGARVDLIARARGTVRLPEGVLEKGLSLVAAHDAGHAAPVPPAPRSAPARVALDWPAGVPDGGRHGFTPVHRAALEAALPAMAGRLADALGDARRVLVLGFEELMYAPLRLATALEDATAAEVRYSTTTRSPVLAVDDPGYAIRSRIVFPAHDDPSDGPGDRYAYNVAGAGFDAVVAVVDSAGDTPALHAPDGLLARLAGHTGQVLLAVVPSYVPPTTTERASAKASDRQEAATMLPEPLRGPAFSSYAAEDVGWLLQDLSDTALEAPTEEREEAIQSGGAHYAESLPVEYQPSPQYQELFKAALDDSAARIARAVGTVTETVLAERGPRPVLVSLARAGTPVGVLMRRWAQHRHGVDLPHYAVSIVRGRGIDANALRWLAAHHDPADVVFVDGWTGKGAITRELAAALEDFEGFDPEIAVLADPGGCVRTYGTREDFLIPSACLNSTVSGLISRTVLRSDLVGPHDFHGAKFYRELAGTDVSGLFLDTVAARFDEVADAVDAEAKELLAADRAPTWEGWAAVERISEEYGIHDVNLVKPGVGETTRVLLRRVPWKILAKRGAGADLDHVRLLAEQRGVPVEEVGDLPYTCVGLIHPKYTRGATGADGTAVTAK; this is encoded by the coding sequence GTGGACGCGGAGTGGTCGGGCGACTGGGTCGCGGGGCGCCTCGGGGTCGAACTCGTCGGCGACGGGGAACTCCGGGAGCTGCTGGGCCTCGCCCTGCGCCGCAACCCGAAGCGCGCCCATCTGCTCGTGTCGAACGTCCTGGGCAAGCACGTGCCGCAGCGGCCGTCCGTCGTCCACGGTGTGGGCTACGAGCTCGGCGAACGGGTGCGGGACCTGCTGGGCGAGGCGGAGGCCCGCCGCGCCGTCGTCCTCGGGTACGCGGAGACGGCGACGGGCCTCGGCCACGCCGTCGCGGACGGACTCGGGGTGGCCCCGTACCTCCACTCGACCCGCCGCCTGGTGGACGGCGTCGCCCAGGCGGGCGGCTTCGAGGAGGCGCACTCGCACGCCACCTCCCACCTGCTGCTCCCCGAGGACCCGGACCTGCTGGCCGCAGGCGCGGAGGGATCACCGCTGGTCCTGGTCGACGACGAGTTCTCCACCGGCAACACGGTCCTCAACACCATCCGCGCCCTCCACGCGCGCTACCCCCGTGACCGGTACGTCATCGTCGCCCTGGTGGACATGCGGTCCGAGGCGGACCAGGGACGGCTCGCCGAGTTCGCCGAGGAGATCGGCGCCCGTGTCGACCTGATCGCCCGGGCCCGTGGCACCGTGCGCCTGCCCGAAGGAGTCCTGGAGAAGGGCCTGAGCCTGGTGGCCGCGCACGACGCCGGCCATGCCGCGCCGGTGCCCCCCGCGCCCCGGTCCGCCCCCGCCCGTGTCGCCCTCGACTGGCCGGCCGGCGTCCCCGACGGAGGCCGCCACGGCTTCACCCCCGTCCACCGCGCCGCTCTGGAAGCCGCCCTCCCGGCCATGGCCGGCCGCCTCGCCGACGCCCTGGGCGACGCCCGCAGGGTGCTCGTCCTCGGCTTCGAGGAGCTGATGTACGCGCCTCTGCGGCTCGCCACCGCCCTGGAGGACGCCACCGCGGCCGAGGTCCGCTACTCCACCACCACCCGCTCGCCGGTGCTCGCCGTCGACGACCCCGGCTACGCGATACGCAGCCGCATCGTCTTCCCCGCCCACGACGACCCCTCCGACGGGCCGGGCGACCGGTACGCCTACAACGTCGCGGGCGCGGGCTTCGACGCCGTGGTCGCCGTCGTCGACTCCGCCGGTGACACCCCGGCGCTGCACGCCCCCGACGGGCTGCTGGCCCGCCTCGCCGGACACACCGGCCAGGTGCTGCTCGCGGTCGTCCCCTCGTACGTCCCGCCGACGACCACCGAACGGGCCTCCGCCAAGGCCTCCGACAGGCAGGAAGCCGCCACCATGCTGCCCGAACCCCTCCGGGGCCCCGCCTTCTCCTCCTACGCGGCGGAGGACGTCGGCTGGCTGCTCCAGGACCTCTCGGACACGGCCCTGGAGGCCCCCACCGAGGAGCGCGAGGAAGCCATCCAGAGCGGCGGCGCGCACTACGCCGAATCGCTGCCCGTCGAATACCAGCCCAGCCCGCAGTACCAGGAGCTGTTCAAGGCGGCCCTCGACGACTCGGCGGCCCGGATCGCCCGTGCCGTGGGCACCGTCACCGAGACCGTCCTCGCCGAACGGGGCCCGCGCCCCGTCCTGGTCTCCCTGGCCCGGGCCGGCACCCCCGTCGGGGTCCTCATGCGCCGATGGGCCCAGCACCGGCACGGCGTCGACCTGCCGCACTACGCGGTCTCCATCGTCCGGGGCCGCGGCATCGACGCCAACGCCCTGCGCTGGCTGGCCGCCCACCACGACCCGGCGGACGTCGTCTTCGTCGACGGCTGGACCGGGAAGGGCGCCATCACCCGCGAACTCGCCGCCGCGCTGGAGGACTTCGAGGGCTTCGACCCGGAGATCGCCGTACTGGCCGACCCGGGTGGCTGCGTACGGACGTACGGGACCCGGGAGGACTTCCTCATCCCGTCCGCCTGCCTCAACTCCACGGTGTCCGGGCTGATCTCGCGTACGGTCCTCCGTTCCGACCTGGTCGGCCCGCACGACTTCCACGGCGCGAAGTTCTACCGCGAACTGGCCGGCACCGATGTCTCCGGTCTGTTCCTCGACACCGTCGCCGCTCGTTTCGACGAGGTGGCGGACGCCGTGGACGCCGAGGCGAAGGAACTGCTCGCCGCGGACCGCGCCCCCACCTGGGAGGGCTGGGCCGCCGTCGAGCGCATCAGCGAGGAGTACGGCATCCACGACGTGAACCTGGTCAAGCCCGGCGTCGGCGAGACGACCCGGGTGCTGCTGCGCCGCGTTCCCTGGAAGATCCTGGCCAAGCGGGGGGCGGGCGCCGACCTCGACCACGTACGCCTGCTCGCCGAACAGCGCGGCGTGCCGGTCGAGGAGGTCGGAGACCTCCCGTACACCTGCGTCGGACTGATCCACCCCAAGTACACCCGGGGCGCCACCGGCGCGGACGGCACGGCGGTGACGGCGAAGTGA
- a CDS encoding HpcH/HpaI aldolase/citrate lyase family protein: MRHFGHISPAVREGLFFREPCEFDAGSSSRMLSAALGATLYSPATRPRLADDVIKQAGQGVVSMVLCLEDSIDDAEVVGAEANLVQQFADLEKRAADVPLLFIRVREPEQISDLARRLGSSVRLLSGFVLPKFTEERGELFLEALTAAEADSGHRLFAMPVLESPELLHLESRDDTLRGIARTVDKYRERILALRLGVTDFCSAYGLRRAPDMTAYDVQIVGAVIGDVVNVLGRADGTGFTITGPVWEYFRLQERMFKPQLRRSPFMGQAEELRTALIEHDLDGLLREIQLDRANGLLGKTCIHPSHVLPVHALSVVSHEEYSDAQDILRPERGGGGVLRSAYTNKMNEVKPHRAWAERTLQRAEVFGVAREDVGFVELLAAGVAD, translated from the coding sequence ATGCGTCATTTCGGGCACATCTCGCCCGCTGTCCGGGAGGGCCTGTTCTTCAGGGAGCCGTGCGAATTCGACGCCGGTTCCTCCTCCCGCATGCTGTCCGCGGCCCTGGGCGCCACGCTCTACAGCCCCGCGACCCGGCCCAGACTGGCCGACGACGTGATCAAGCAGGCGGGCCAGGGAGTCGTCTCCATGGTGCTCTGCCTGGAGGATTCCATCGACGACGCCGAAGTGGTCGGCGCCGAGGCCAACCTGGTCCAGCAGTTCGCCGACCTCGAGAAGCGGGCCGCCGACGTGCCGCTCCTCTTCATCAGGGTCCGTGAACCGGAGCAGATCTCCGACCTCGCGCGGCGGCTCGGGAGCTCCGTCCGATTGTTGTCCGGATTCGTACTACCGAAATTCACGGAAGAGCGGGGCGAGCTCTTCCTGGAGGCCCTCACCGCGGCCGAGGCGGACAGCGGCCACCGGCTGTTCGCGATGCCCGTCCTCGAATCACCCGAACTGCTCCACCTGGAGAGCAGGGACGACACCCTCCGGGGAATCGCCCGCACCGTCGACAAGTACCGGGAGCGGATCCTGGCGCTGCGGCTCGGCGTCACCGACTTCTGCTCCGCCTACGGTCTGCGACGGGCCCCCGACATGACGGCGTACGACGTCCAGATCGTCGGCGCCGTCATCGGTGACGTCGTCAACGTGCTCGGCCGCGCCGACGGCACCGGCTTCACCATCACCGGGCCCGTGTGGGAGTACTTCCGTCTGCAGGAGCGGATGTTCAAGCCCCAGCTGCGCCGCAGCCCCTTCATGGGGCAGGCCGAGGAGCTGCGCACCGCCCTCATCGAGCACGACCTGGACGGACTGCTGCGCGAGATCCAGCTCGACCGGGCCAACGGGCTGCTCGGCAAGACCTGCATCCACCCGTCCCACGTCCTGCCCGTGCACGCGCTGTCGGTCGTCAGCCACGAGGAGTACAGCGACGCGCAGGACATCCTGCGGCCCGAGCGGGGCGGCGGCGGGGTGCTGCGCTCCGCGTACACGAACAAGATGAACGAAGTGAAGCCGCACCGCGCCTGGGCGGAGCGGACCCTGCAGCGGGCGGAGGTCTTCGGCGTGGCACGCGAGGACGTCGGTTTCGTGGAGCTCCTGGCCGCCGGCGTGGCGGACTGA